CGTTCCGGTGACAGTTGAAATCGCTGGAAGAAGAGTCACTCGGTTTTACTCTTTGTCTTCTCATCCAAATGACAAGTATTTACAAATCACTGTTAAACGCCAAAAGGGTGGTTTGGTATCAAACTTTTTGAATCAAAATACCAAAAAGGGAGATATTTTAGAAATAGGGGAGGCGTCAGGTGAATTTGTTCTCTCCAAAGAACTCCCAAAAGAATTACTTTTCTTAGCAGGTGGAAGTGGAATCACTCCCATCCATTCAATATTAAGAGACTTACAGGCATTAAACTATAGTGGCAAGGCGACATTATTGTATTTTGTTCGTTCCGTAGATGATATCATTCTAAAATCTTCAATTGATTTGATAGAAAAAAACAATCAATGGTTAACCGTACATTACATACTTTCTGATGTTCCTAAAGAAGGGTATACATCAGGTTTTTTAACAAAAGAAATTTTGGACCAATATGTTCCAAACCTAAAATCGACATCAGTATATGTTTGTGGTCCATCACCAATGCAAACAAAGGCTCTTTCCCTTCTAGAAGGTTTACCAGTTAAATCAGAACTATTCCTCTTACCTGGTCAAAACCTT
The sequence above is a segment of the Leptospira levettii genome. Coding sequences within it:
- a CDS encoding flavin reductase family protein; this translates as MKTFPFIYNQPKEFLNFLQPKEWADFFLGELNPRFSVTTTKAKVIDIREETADAKTFVLKPNWLWKGFLSGQHVPVTVEIAGRRVTRFYSLSSHPNDKYLQITVKRQKGGLVSNFLNQNTKKGDILEIGEASGEFVLSKELPKELLFLAGGSGITPIHSILRDLQALNYSGKATLLYFVRSVDDIILKSSIDLIEKNNQWLTVHYILSDVPKEGYTSGFLTKEILDQYVPNLKSTSVYVCGPSPMQTKALSLLEGLPVKSELFLLPGQNLTNVKKEGTVDVYLSLSHKTIQVKGERSILDELEEQGIYPQSGCRMGICHTCVCKKQAGAVTDLSNGEKSQLGEENIQICVSRAESNLELEL